The window CGAACGAGCGCTACGGATTTCGCGACTATTTGAGCGCGCTCGTCGACCTGTCGCCGATCCTGGTTCTCATGGTGATCGTGCTCGGTTCCATCTACAGCGGCATCGCGACGCCTTCGGAAGCCGCTGCGGTGGGCGTCGCCGCCGCTATCGCCATCACGATCGCGATGCGCCAGATGACGGCGCGGCTGTTCGTCGATACCCTTCTCGGGGCGATCCGTACGAGCTGCATGGTGTCCATCATCCTCGTCTCGGCCGCCTTCCTGGCGACGGCGATGGGCTATCTGCACGTACCGGCCAACGTCGCGCGCGCGATCGCCGTCCTCGACCTCTCGCCATGGCAGCTTCTGCTGGTGCTGTCGGTGTTCTACATCATCCTCGGCCTGTTCCTGGACGGTGTTTCGATCATCGTGATGAGCCTGCCGATTACCCTCCCGCTCGCCATGCAGGCCGGGTTCGATCCGATCTGGTTCGGCATCTATCTCGTCATCATGGTCGAGATGGGCCAGGTGACGCCGCCCGTCGGTTTCAACCTGTTCGTGATCCAGGGGTTGACGGGCACGCCGATCGGCAAGGTGGCGATCGCCTCCTTCCCCTTCTTCTGCCTGATGGGCCTGGCCGTCGCGCTTCTCTGGTTCTTCCCCGACATCGCGCTCTGGCTTCCCCGAACCCTTTACGGATAGAGATCATGAAACATGCCGACTTTGGCCGCCTCGACGTCGCGGCCGCCCTTCAGACCCTCGGTGCCGCCCAGGCGGAGGCCGGTCAGCCCGAGGCCCTGTTCGCGGTTTTCGACCGCCTTTGCGGCGAGACCTTCGGCCATCGCCTGTTCACCATCCTCGCATGGGCGCCTGAGACGAACGATGTCGAGCGGCTCTATTCGGGCCGGCCGACCGACTATCCGCTGCTTGGCCGCAAGGCCATGGGGCCGACCGAATGGGGCGCGCATGTGCTCAAGGGCGGCAAGACCTGGATCGGTCGCAACGCCGACGACATACGATGGGCCTTTCCCGACCACGAACTGATCGCCAGCCTCGGCTGCGCCGCCTGCATCAATGCGCCGGTCCTCTGGAACGGGCAGGTGCTGGGCGTCGTCTCCGTCCTCGGCCCCGAGGGCGCTTATGGCGAGGACGACCTGCGCGGGCTCGATGCCATCGCGCCGCTGCTCGCCCCCGGCTTCCTCGCCTCGATCCGCTAGACTTTCCAGAAACGGAGCATCGTCATGTCCATCACCATTTTCGAGAACGCTTCAGTCATTGACGTCGTGGCCGGCGAGATCCTCGCGGACCGTCATGTCGTCGTCGAAGGCTCGACCATCAAGGACGTGGCGGAAGCGCCGGTGGCATCGGCCGACGCACGGCGCATCGACCTGAAGGGCGGCACGCTGATGCCGGGCCTCATCGACAGCCATGTCCATGTCACCGCGTTCTCGGCCAATTTCACCGAACTCCAGCGCAGTTCCCCATTCTACGTGGCGGCAGCCGCCGCGACGATCATGGGCGGGATGCTCGACCGCGGCTTCACGACCGTGCGCGATGTCGGCGGCGGCGAATTCGGCCTCGCCAGGGCGGTGGAGCAGGGCCTTATCCGCGGGCCCCGGCTCATCTATGGCGGCAAGGCGCTTTCGCCCACCGGCGGCCATGGCGATGTCCGGCTTGCAGGCGTCGATCGGCATGACGATTCCTACAACCAGCCCGGACTCGGCAGGATCGTCGATGGCGTGCCGGATGTGCGGCGCCATGCCCGCGAGGAAATCCGCCGCGGCGCGCATCACCTGAAGATCATGGGCAATGGCGGCATTTCCTCGCCGACCGATCGCATCTCCTCCGACCAGTTTTCCGAGGAAGAGATCGCCGCCGTGGTCGACGAAGCCAACATGGCGGACCTCTACGTCGTCGTCCATGCCTACACCCCGCGCGCAATCAAGCGCAGCGTGAGGCTCGGCGTCCGCTCGGTCGAGCACGGCAATCTCGCCGACCAGGAAGCGATCGACCTGATCAGGGAACGCGATGCCTTCCTCGTGCCCACGCTCGCCACCTACCGCGCGCTGAAGGATGAGGGCGTCGAGGCCGGCTTGCCCTTGGAACTCGCCGCCAAGATCGATGACGTGCTGGACGCGGGTATCAACGCCGTGGAGATGGCGCAGCGCGCCGGAGTCCAGATGGCCTATGGCACCGATCTCCTGGGTGCCATGCACCGCAGGCAGTCGAGCGAGTTCGCCCTGCGCGCGGACGTGGTGCCGGCCGCCGATCTCATTCGCGCCGCGACCGTCAATGGTGCGAGGCTGATGCGGCTGGAAAATGAGATCGGCCAGGTGAAGGCCGGCTATCGGGCCGACCTCATCGTGGTCGACGGCAATCCTCTGGATGACATCGGAGTGCTGGCCGCGCCGGAAAAGACGCTTCGCCTGGTCATGGCGCGCGGGATCGTCACGTCCGACAGGCTGCGCTGAACCATGATCGAACGCTGCGGCCGTCGATCGGCTTGCGGGGAAACGGGCTGGCGCGATCAGGCCTGAAGCGGGACCTTGCCGATCGTCGCACAGGTCTGCGTCAGCAGGTCTTCGATCATGCCCACCACCAGCGGCACGTGACGCTGCTTGGGCTTCAGAAGCCAGAGATCGACATGCTCGACCGGCTGGATCGGCCGCCGAACGACGAGGCTTTCATCGATGTCGATCCCGGCAAAGGGCGGCACGATCGTCACGCCTGCGCCTTGCGCCACCAGCATCGCCGCTGTTTCGGAGAAGGGCACCTCGATCCTGCGCTTCATAGACCCGCCGGAGACCTGAAATGCCCTGTCCGCGCGCGTGAAGGAGCAGTCGCTCGAGGGCAGCGATATGAAGTGCTCGGCGCGAAGATCGTTGATGTGCAACTCGGTCTTCGCCGCGAGGCGGTGATTGGCCGGAAGCAGGCAGATCAGCGGGAACGTGACGAGATGTTCGCTGTCGATGTCGGGGTGGTCGACGGCCATCACGCTCAGTCCGAGATCGACCTGCTGGGCGGCGACCATCTCGATGATCTGCGGCGATGTCCGCGACAACACCTGCATGCGCAGCTCGATCTGCTGGACGTTTTCCGCAAGGATGCGCGGAAGAAAATTCACGGCAAAGGCAGGCGGCGCCGCGATCGAGATTTCGCCCCATTCGTGCTCCCGCACCGCGCGCGCGACCTCCTTGATCCGGCTTGCGCCGTTGAATACCTTGTTCACTTCTCCTGCCAGGATTTGCGCCTCGCGCGTGGGGACGAGCTGGCCGCCCTTGCGCTGGAAAAGCAGAAAGCCGCAATGGTCGCTGAATGATTTCAGGAGCTTGGAAACGGCCGGTTGCGTGATGCCCAGGCGCTCCGCGGCGCGCGTCGCCGAACCGGTTTCGATGACCGCGTGAAACGCCTCGATCTGTCGGATGTTCATCCTGCCCCCATCATGAGTTCTGGTTATATTAGTGGGCTAATTTGATATTTGACAATCATTTTGTCGTCGCTCTTCATAGGGACGAACCTCACCCGAACGATTGAGGCCTCCAGCGTCCCGCCGCAGCGAACACGCGTTTGCCGGGCGAATAGAAGAGGCCAAATCGTGGGGAAGGCTGCCGATTGTGCCCTATGAGACCGGAGGCTCCCGACATGAAGAAAACACTTGCCCTCGCCACCTTGCTTGCTGGCTTGTCCGCTCCCGCGATGGCGGGCACGCTCACCGTGTGTTTGGAGGGCGCGCCGGAGACGTTCAATCCGCAACTGACCAGCAGCGGCACGACCTCCACCGTTCTCGGCCAGATTTATGACGGCCTCGTTGCCGTGGAGCGCGGCGGTTCCCAGATCGAACCGGCTTTGGCAGAAAGCTGGGATGTTTCCGAAGACGGCCGCACCTACACCTTCCATCTCCGCCAGGGCGTGAAGTGGCAGACGACGTCGGACTTCACGCCATCGCGCGAGTTCAACGCGGACGACGTCATCTTCACCTTCGAGCGCATGCTGGATGCGGACCATGCTTACAACAAGGTCAATGGCGGCAACTACATCACCTTCAACACCAAGCTCGCGGATGCGCTCGAGTCGGTCGAGAAGATCGACGACCACACGGTCGCCTTCACGCTGAAGGAAGCGCTGGCGCCCTTCACCGGCATCATGGCCCACGGCTCCTTGAAAATCACGTCGGCCGAATATGCCGAGCAGCTTCTGGAAGCAGGGACGCCGGAACTGTTCGACCGCAACCCTGTCGGCACCGGTCCATTCCAGCTTCAGGCCTACCAGACCGACGCGGTCGTGCGCCTGCTGCCCTTTGCGCAGACCTGGGGCGCGGAGCAGAACATCGCGGAAAACACCCCGATGGTCGATGCCATCATCATGGCGATCAGCGCCGACGCCTCGGTGCGCGTCCAGCGCGCGCTCGCCGGGGAATGCCAGATCGCCTTCTATCCGAACCTCGCCGATGCGCCGCTGATCGAGCAGAGCGAGAATCTGGATCTCGTCGTCGCCAAGGTCGCTTCGTCCGGCTTCATCACGTTCAACTTCAAGATGGAGAAGTTCCAGGACATCCGCGTGCGCCAGGCGCTGGCCCACGCGATCAACATGGAGCCGCTGGTGGAGGTCGTCTTCAACGGCATGGGCCACGTGACGGGCGCGGTGGTGCCGCCGGCGTTCTGGGGGCATGCGGACGATCTCGCGCCCTACGCGTATGATCCCGAGAAAGCGAAGCAGCTTCTCGCCGACGCTGGATTTGCGGATGGCTTCGAGACGCAGCTCTGGGCCGTGCCGGTCGCGCGTCCCTACATGCCGAACGGTCGCCGCGCCGCCGAAATGATCCAGGCCGACTGGGCGGAGATCGGCGTCAAGGCAGAGATCGTCACCTACGAATGGGCCGAGTACATCCAGCGAGCGCGCGCGTTCGAGGCGGAGGTCGGCATGTTCGGCGGCATCTATGACTTCCCCGATCCCAGCCAGATTCCGAACAATTACTTCACCTGCAATTCCGAAGGCACGCCCAGCCCCTCCAACATCGGTGCGTGGTGCAATGAGGAGTTCATCTCGGTCATGGCCGAAGCCGGTGCGATCACCGATCAGGAGAAGCGCGCCGAGCTGTATCTGAAAGCACAGCACATCCTTTACGATGACGTGCCGGCGGTGATGTTCGGCGGTGCCGACCAGCTCATGGCCGTCAGCAAGGACGTCAAGGGCTTCGCCCCGGCGATCTTCGGCACGTCGCGTATGTCGGGCGTTACCACCGACTAGAGGCTCGGCGCTTGCGGGTGTCCCGGCGCTCGGGACACCGCTTTTCCATGACGTGGCAGAAAGCCTTGATGGCGTGCCCGCATCCCCGGAGGATGCGGTGCAGGCATCCGGGCCAGGGAAATCAGAAATGCGTGTAATCGTAATCGGTGGCGGCATGTTCGGCGCGAGCACCGCCTACCAGTTGGCCCGGGCGGGTGTCGACGTCACGATCGTCGACCATGCGCATCCGGGAAAGGCGACCCTTGCCGGGGCCGGTATCGTATGCCCATGGGCGACCCGTATCGAGGAGCCCGAGTGGTACGAGATGTACGCCGCCGGCGCGCGTTTCTACGACCAGCTCATTGCCGATCTCCATGCCGCCGGCGAAACCGATCTCGGTTACCGCAAGGTCGGCGCATTGGTCACGTCCACGGATCCGGCGGAACTCAAGGCTGCGGGCGAGCGCATTTCGGGGCGGGTGAAGAACGCGCCGGAAGCCGGCGACGTGCGCCTTCTGTCGCCGGGCGAGGCTCGCGACAAGTTTCCGGCCCTGCGCGAGGGGCTGGAAGCCTGGTTCATTCCCGGCGGTGCGCGGGTCGATGCGCGCCTCCTGTCGGCGGCGATGATCCGCGCGGCGGTGGCGCGCGGCGCGACCTACCGCAGCGACTACGTCACGCTCGACATGGCGGGTGACCGCGTGCGGGTGCGGGACGGGGGAGGGCGGATCATGACCGCCGACGAGGTGATCGTCGCGGCAGGTGCGTGGGCATCGCAGATTCTCGACCCGATCGGCATCGCCCATCCGGTCAAGCCGCAGAAGGGCCAGATCGTCCACCTTCGGCTGGCCGGCGTGGCGACCGCGCAATGGCCGGTTCTCCTGCCGATGACCAGCCACTACATGCTGACGTTCGACGACAGCCGCGTCGTCGTGGGCGCAACGCGCGAGGACGATGCCGGCTTCGACTACCGGGTCACGGCGGCCGGACAGGCGGAAGTGCTGGAAGCCGCAATGTCGATCGCGCCCGGCCTCGTCAATGCCGAGATCATCGAGACACGCATCGGCTTCCGTCCCGCCGGTCCGACGGTCAAGCCGATCTTCGGGCGCGTGCCGGGCATCGAGGGCCTGAGCGTGGGCAACGGACTGGGAGCCGGCGGCATTTCGATCGGCCCTTATGCAGGCAAGCTGCTCGCCGACATCGTTCGCGGCGAGACTCCCGAACTGCCGGTGACGGCTTACGCGCCGCAGCGAAGCTGAAACAGCGCTCCCAACAGGTTTCCACGAGGCGCCGCATGGTCGCGGCGTCCTGAACGCATCATCAACACAAGGAAAGACGATGATCAAACGCAAGAAGAAGGCCCGTATCATGCACGCGGCCGTCGAGCACAACGGCGTTCTCTACATCGGCGGGCATGCCGCTCACGACCTCGACCAGGGCATGGGCGGCCAGACACGCGAAATCTGCTCCAAGCTCGACGCGCTTCTGGCCGAATGCGGCTCGGACAAGAAGCATCTGCTTCAGGCCCGCATCTACATCACCGACATGTCGAAGAAGGAAGAGATGAACGCGGCATGGCTGGAGTGGCTCGACGATGAAGATCTGCCGGCGCGCGCCACCATCGGCGTCGCCGACCTCGGCGATCCGCGGAGGCTCATCGAGATCGCGACGATCGCCAGCGTCAAGGAAAACGCTTAAGCGTGGCTTGAACGTTTGAGCGACGCAACCGCGAAGGCGGGTCGCCCGAAAGGGAAACCCGCCTTCGCACCCAGCCCGGATGGTGCTCGATGCTACGTTTTCTGCTGAGAAAGCTGCTCGTCATTTTGCCGACCTTCATCGGCATCACGATCGTCGCGTTCGGGTTCGTCAGGGTGCTGCCGGGCGATCCCGTGATGCTGATGGCCGGCGAGCGGGGCCTGACACCGGAACGCCATGCCGAACTCATGGCCCAGTTCGGGTTCGACCGCCCGCTCTGGCAGCAATATCTCGATTTCGTGGCTCGCATCTTCCAGGGCGATCTCGGCAGTTCCCTGGTCACCAAGAAGCCGGTTCTGGAAGAATTCTCGACGCTTTTCCCGGCCACCGTCGAACTGGCGATCTGTGCCCTGCTGATCGCCTCGGTCGTGGGCGTCTCGCTGGGCGTGCTGGCCGCCGCCAAGCGCGGGTCCTGGTTCGACCAGATTTCGATGAGCCTCGCGCTCACGGGCTATTCCATGCCGATCTTCTGGTGGGGTCTGCTGCTCATCATCTTCTTCTCCGGCACGCTTGGCTGGACCCCGGTGTCGGGGCGGATCTCGTTGATGTACTACTTCCCCGACAGCACGGGCTTCATGCTGATCGACAGTCTCCTGTCCGGCCAGAAGGGCGCATTCACCTCCGCTCTCCAGCATCTCATCTTGCCGTCCATCGTACTCGCTACCATTCCCATGGCTGTCCTCGCGCGACAGACGCGCTCGGCGATGCTCGAGGTGCTCGGCGAGGATTACGTACGCACAGCCCGCGCCAAGGGGCTTGGACCGCGTCGCGTCGTGGGCATGCATGCCTTCCGCAATGCGCTCATTCCCATCGTCACGACGCTCGGGCTCCAGATCGGCGGACTGCTGACCGGCGCGATCCTGACCGAGACGATCTTCTCGTGGCCGGGCATCGGCAAGTGGATGGTCGATTCCATCGCGCGGCGAGACTACCCCGTCGTGCAGGGCGGGCTGATGATGATCGCGCTCATCGTGATGTCGGTGAACCTGATCGTCGATCTGCTCTATGCGCTGATCAATCCCAGAATCCGGCATGCGGGAGGCGATCGATGACCCACACGTCTCCAGCCGCCATGCGCGAGATTTCCCCGGGGCGACAGCGCGTTCGCGATTTCATCCATGGCTTTGCCTCAAACAAGGGCGCCGTGATCGGCTTCGGCGTCATGCTGGCGCTGGTGATCGTCGCGATCTTCGCGCCCTACGTCGCGCCACATGCGCCCGCGCAACAGTTTCGCGACGCCTTTCTGCTGCCGCCTGCCTGGATCGAGGGCGGACGCGCGGCGTTCCCGCTCGGCACCGACGCGGTGGGACGCGACATCCTTTCGAGGCTTATCTTCGGCGCGCGCTATTCGCTCTATGTCGGCTCGCTGGTCGTCT is drawn from Mesorhizobium sp. CAU 1732 and contains these coding sequences:
- a CDS encoding ABC transporter substrate-binding protein, with product MKKTLALATLLAGLSAPAMAGTLTVCLEGAPETFNPQLTSSGTTSTVLGQIYDGLVAVERGGSQIEPALAESWDVSEDGRTYTFHLRQGVKWQTTSDFTPSREFNADDVIFTFERMLDADHAYNKVNGGNYITFNTKLADALESVEKIDDHTVAFTLKEALAPFTGIMAHGSLKITSAEYAEQLLEAGTPELFDRNPVGTGPFQLQAYQTDAVVRLLPFAQTWGAEQNIAENTPMVDAIIMAISADASVRVQRALAGECQIAFYPNLADAPLIEQSENLDLVVAKVASSGFITFNFKMEKFQDIRVRQALAHAINMEPLVEVVFNGMGHVTGAVVPPAFWGHADDLAPYAYDPEKAKQLLADAGFADGFETQLWAVPVARPYMPNGRRAAEMIQADWAEIGVKAEIVTYEWAEYIQRARAFEAEVGMFGGIYDFPDPSQIPNNYFTCNSEGTPSPSNIGAWCNEEFISVMAEAGAITDQEKRAELYLKAQHILYDDVPAVMFGGADQLMAVSKDVKGFAPAIFGTSRMSGVTTD
- a CDS encoding amidohydrolase family protein, producing the protein MSITIFENASVIDVVAGEILADRHVVVEGSTIKDVAEAPVASADARRIDLKGGTLMPGLIDSHVHVTAFSANFTELQRSSPFYVAAAAATIMGGMLDRGFTTVRDVGGGEFGLARAVEQGLIRGPRLIYGGKALSPTGGHGDVRLAGVDRHDDSYNQPGLGRIVDGVPDVRRHAREEIRRGAHHLKIMGNGGISSPTDRISSDQFSEEEIAAVVDEANMADLYVVVHAYTPRAIKRSVRLGVRSVEHGNLADQEAIDLIRERDAFLVPTLATYRALKDEGVEAGLPLELAAKIDDVLDAGINAVEMAQRAGVQMAYGTDLLGAMHRRQSSEFALRADVVPAADLIRAATVNGARLMRLENEIGQVKAGYRADLIVVDGNPLDDIGVLAAPEKTLRLVMARGIVTSDRLR
- a CDS encoding FAD-dependent oxidoreductase, whose protein sequence is MRVIVIGGGMFGASTAYQLARAGVDVTIVDHAHPGKATLAGAGIVCPWATRIEEPEWYEMYAAGARFYDQLIADLHAAGETDLGYRKVGALVTSTDPAELKAAGERISGRVKNAPEAGDVRLLSPGEARDKFPALREGLEAWFIPGGARVDARLLSAAMIRAAVARGATYRSDYVTLDMAGDRVRVRDGGGRIMTADEVIVAAGAWASQILDPIGIAHPVKPQKGQIVHLRLAGVATAQWPVLLPMTSHYMLTFDDSRVVVGATREDDAGFDYRVTAAGQAEVLEAAMSIAPGLVNAEIIETRIGFRPAGPTVKPIFGRVPGIEGLSVGNGLGAGGISIGPYAGKLLADIVRGETPELPVTAYAPQRS
- a CDS encoding GAF domain-containing protein; the protein is MKHADFGRLDVAAALQTLGAAQAEAGQPEALFAVFDRLCGETFGHRLFTILAWAPETNDVERLYSGRPTDYPLLGRKAMGPTEWGAHVLKGGKTWIGRNADDIRWAFPDHELIASLGCAACINAPVLWNGQVLGVVSVLGPEGAYGEDDLRGLDAIAPLLAPGFLASIR
- a CDS encoding TRAP transporter large permease subunit, with protein sequence MEAFLSVGVVLALIFFYLGLGVWVFAGLMLVAATSLWWIMGMSIERIGTIAANIAFRYSSTWELAAIPMFIWMGEIIFRTDISNRLFRGLMPFVHWVPGRLLHTNVLGCTLFAAVSGSSAATTATVGKITTAELARRGYNRSLSMGSLAGAGSLGFLIPPSIIMIVYGILAEVSVSRLFAAGVFPGLMVAGLYSSYIIFRAVAEPSIAPESNERYGFRDYLSALVDLSPILVLMVIVLGSIYSGIATPSEAAAVGVAAAIAITIAMRQMTARLFVDTLLGAIRTSCMVSIILVSAAFLATAMGYLHVPANVARAIAVLDLSPWQLLLVLSVFYIILGLFLDGVSIIVMSLPITLPLAMQAGFDPIWFGIYLVIMVEMGQVTPPVGFNLFVIQGLTGTPIGKVAIASFPFFCLMGLAVALLWFFPDIALWLPRTLYG
- a CDS encoding ABC transporter permease subunit, with the protein product MLRFLLRKLLVILPTFIGITIVAFGFVRVLPGDPVMLMAGERGLTPERHAELMAQFGFDRPLWQQYLDFVARIFQGDLGSSLVTKKPVLEEFSTLFPATVELAICALLIASVVGVSLGVLAAAKRGSWFDQISMSLALTGYSMPIFWWGLLLIIFFSGTLGWTPVSGRISLMYYFPDSTGFMLIDSLLSGQKGAFTSALQHLILPSIVLATIPMAVLARQTRSAMLEVLGEDYVRTARAKGLGPRRVVGMHAFRNALIPIVTTLGLQIGGLLTGAILTETIFSWPGIGKWMVDSIARRDYPVVQGGLMMIALIVMSVNLIVDLLYALINPRIRHAGGDR
- a CDS encoding RidA family protein — encoded protein: MIKRKKKARIMHAAVEHNGVLYIGGHAAHDLDQGMGGQTREICSKLDALLAECGSDKKHLLQARIYITDMSKKEEMNAAWLEWLDDEDLPARATIGVADLGDPRRLIEIATIASVKENA
- a CDS encoding LysR substrate-binding domain-containing protein yields the protein MNIRQIEAFHAVIETGSATRAAERLGITQPAVSKLLKSFSDHCGFLLFQRKGGQLVPTREAQILAGEVNKVFNGASRIKEVARAVREHEWGEISIAAPPAFAVNFLPRILAENVQQIELRMQVLSRTSPQIIEMVAAQQVDLGLSVMAVDHPDIDSEHLVTFPLICLLPANHRLAAKTELHINDLRAEHFISLPSSDCSFTRADRAFQVSGGSMKRRIEVPFSETAAMLVAQGAGVTIVPPFAGIDIDESLVVRRPIQPVEHVDLWLLKPKQRHVPLVVGMIEDLLTQTCATIGKVPLQA